The following are encoded together in the Syngnathus scovelli strain Florida chromosome 12, RoL_Ssco_1.2, whole genome shotgun sequence genome:
- the atoh7 gene encoding transcription factor atoh7 — MKPRRSSCTDSGSESSEADSKSPEKYESATRRRMAANARERKRMQGLNTAFDRLRKVVPQWGQDKKLSKYETLQMALSYIMALNRILTDTKRNNAAHVQWVDLQLDCVQPDDYQYLMRYDSTGQDYINSSFSYQFDGHQLNV, encoded by the coding sequence ATGAAGCCTCGCCGTTCGAGCTGCACAGACTCTGGATCCGAATCTTCAGAAGCGGATTCCAAGAGCCCGGAAAAATACGAGTCGGCCACGCGGCGGAGGATGGCCGCCAACGccagagagaggaagaggatgCAGGGCTTGAACACGGCCTTCGACCGGTTACGAAAAGTGGTGCCGCAGTGGGGTCAAGACAAGAAACTGTCCAAGTATGAAACCCTGCAGATGGCTCTCAGCTACATCATGGCCCTCAACCGGATCCTGACGGACACTAAGAGGAACAACGCTGCACATGTGCAGTGGGTGGACTTGCAATTGGACTGCGTGCAGCCTGATGACTATCAGTACCTCATGAGGTACGACTCCACGGGGCAGGACTATATCAACTCTTCTTTCTCTTATCAGTTTGACGGGCATCAGCTCAAcgtatga